One window of Saimiri boliviensis isolate mSaiBol1 chromosome 4, mSaiBol1.pri, whole genome shotgun sequence genomic DNA carries:
- the LOC141584215 gene encoding uncharacterized protein LOC141584215, giving the protein MRPFILPTSRGGRVPTAALGREEGLRSPHPRKSGAVRVDRGSRARSWTLEELAGQILSPGGFRLCVCVVGNQGPRCKPAEAGAAQRPQDGRSPSPERTKAAAALGEGPPRWGRPAQARPAEPPGRPRPRPLSPAPRVRRAPNTRAGRRQRTPRSSRKAFGRRGGSHGSQRRRRRRRPGRRGAFPPSRCPHSPVWNLWTAL; this is encoded by the coding sequence ATGCGGCCCTTCATTCTCCCAACAAGCCGCGGAGGCCGAGTTCCCACAGCGGCCCTGGGACGGGAGGAGGGTCTGCGCAGTCCACACCCGCGGAAATCCGGAGCCGTCCGCGTAGACCGGGGAAGTCGGGCCCGTTCGTGGACACTGGAAGAACTCGCGGGTCAGATCCTCTCTCCTGGAGGGTTCCGACTCTGCGTCTGCGTTGTGGGAAACCAGGGCCCGCGGTGTAAACCCGCGGAGGCCGGCGCGGCGCAGCGGCCACAGGACGGCAGGTCCCCGAGCCCCGAAAGAACAAAGGCCGCCGCGGCGCTCGGGGAGGGGCCGCCCAGGTGGGGACGCCCCGCCCAGGCCCGACCCGCGGAGCCTCCGGGGAgaccccggccccgccccctctcGCCGGCGCCGCGGGTCAGGCGGGCCCCGAACACCCGCGCAGGGCGGCGGCAGCGGACCCCGCGGAGTTCGCGGAAAGCGTTCGGGAGGCGCGGCGGCAGCCATGGGTCTCAGCGCCGCAGACGGCGGAGGCGGCCCGGGCGCCGGG